The Nicotiana tomentosiformis chromosome 9, ASM39032v3, whole genome shotgun sequence genome contains the following window.
TCCTCTGTACAAGACAAGATGGGATCAAGAAAGATTTCTCCAATGAAAAAGACTTGTTGTTGTTAGACCTTTTTATTTTTCCACCAAAAGTTGAATGAAGTAACCCTTTTTATGCTCTCTCTCTTTTTGTCTAACTAATATTAGGAGAGAGAGAATTCATCTATCTCCTACTTGAGATGAACTTGCTGATCTTGAATACTTGTTGGAATTAGGTGAATAAGATGATGACAAATCAGACCTTCTCCTTAACATCTGCCTCATACCATCAGCTACTTCAGTTGCTGGATTTGACTTATATTTTCTACAAAATGACATATGTGCCTTCACTGCTTCTTCCATGCACAGAAATTGTTTTTTTCCTCTGTTCACTTCATCTCTAACTGCTTCTGAACACAGTCCACATAGCCATTTCCCATCAaaattttccttcacttgactaatGTAGTCTTGTGTGCAATCTTCTTTTAGACCACAACACTCACACTTTGCCaactctatctccatttcttgaaTCAATCACAAAAAGGATTTATTAGTATTTTGACATATGGATTTTGGGAAATGAGAGGAAGAAAAGAGTGGGAAATTGGGAGAGGAGGAAGTGACAACTTATAGTGGGGAAAAGTGGCATAATTTGCTCCATGTTATGAGATGAGACAACATGGTCTAGGAGAGGGTCCccttattattattgtttattaGCAGTGGCTCGTTGTTGCATTTTTTTCAAAAGAAACAAGAATGAATGGGATTTTACTACTATACTCATATTCTTTTGTTCTATTAGCATGTCacttattgttattgttttgttAATTGTTACTTTAGGTGGTAGTTTTTGCCTTTGCCTTGAATGACAGTTACTTTCGGT
Protein-coding sequences here:
- the LOC104118449 gene encoding uncharacterized protein, with translation MEIELAKCECCGLKEDCTQDYISQVKENFDGKWLCGLCSEAVRDEVNRGKKQFLCMEEAVKAHMSFCRKYKSNPATEVADGMRQMLRRRSDLSSSYSPNSNKYSRSASSSQVGDR